A single genomic interval of Streptomyces sp. NBC_00663 harbors:
- a CDS encoding 2-isopropylmalate synthase — translation MTSVWNPQRPSPMPYHRYRPYDERVNVPVADRSWPCARIERAPLWVPVDLRDGNQALAEPMDTPRKRRLYDLLVATGFKEIEVGYPSASRADFDFVRHLVTSDAVPDDVTPVVFTPARADLIDRTFESIEGLPRAVVHLYIATSPVWREVVLGRDRADIRRTVREAAERMARLGQHPGVRFQFSPETFNLTEPDLVLELCDMLTVLWDASPDRPVTHNLPATVEIATPNVYADQIEYVHRNLSRRDSVILSVHPHNDRGTGVACAELAVLAGAQRVEGCLFGNGERTGNVDLVTLAMNLYAQGVDPMVDFSDIDHVKETVEHCNRLPVHPRHPYAGDLVHTAFSGTHQDAISKGFAHRAAHPDEHWSVPYLPIDPADIGRSYEAVIRVNSQSGKGGMAYLLKTHHGVDLPPRMRPDFSRVVQAATDDSGREMTPKELYDLFRSTYVVADGEVALETWSVHQDGPDAHRFVCTLRTGDRAGDYEGTGAGPVSAFVDALAGAGFTVRVLDFTEDADRTAYAEVEVNGRTAWGAGESATAAVLSAVNRGLR, via the coding sequence ATGACCAGCGTCTGGAATCCGCAGCGCCCGAGTCCCATGCCGTACCACCGCTACCGCCCGTACGACGAGCGGGTGAACGTCCCCGTGGCCGACCGGAGTTGGCCCTGCGCCCGTATCGAGCGCGCCCCGCTCTGGGTCCCCGTGGACCTGCGCGACGGCAACCAGGCGCTGGCCGAGCCGATGGACACCCCGCGCAAGCGCCGCCTGTACGACCTGCTGGTCGCGACCGGGTTCAAGGAGATCGAGGTGGGCTATCCGTCCGCCAGCCGCGCCGACTTCGACTTCGTCCGGCATCTGGTGACCAGCGACGCCGTGCCCGACGACGTCACGCCGGTCGTCTTCACTCCGGCCAGGGCCGATCTCATCGACCGGACCTTCGAGTCGATCGAGGGGCTGCCGAGGGCAGTCGTCCATCTGTACATCGCCACGTCACCGGTGTGGCGCGAGGTCGTCCTCGGCCGCGACCGGGCGGACATCCGGCGGACCGTACGGGAGGCCGCCGAGCGGATGGCCCGGCTCGGACAACACCCCGGTGTCCGCTTCCAGTTCTCCCCCGAGACCTTCAACCTCACCGAGCCGGACCTCGTCCTGGAACTGTGCGACATGCTGACCGTGCTGTGGGACGCGAGCCCCGACCGCCCGGTCACCCACAACCTCCCGGCGACGGTGGAGATCGCGACCCCGAACGTGTACGCCGACCAGATCGAGTACGTCCACCGCAATCTGTCCCGACGTGACTCGGTCATCCTCTCCGTGCACCCCCACAACGATCGCGGCACCGGCGTCGCCTGCGCCGAACTGGCGGTCCTGGCGGGCGCGCAGCGCGTCGAGGGCTGCCTGTTCGGCAACGGCGAGCGCACCGGCAACGTCGACCTGGTGACCCTCGCCATGAACCTGTACGCCCAGGGTGTGGACCCCATGGTCGATTTCAGCGACATCGACCACGTCAAGGAGACCGTCGAGCACTGCAATCGCCTGCCGGTACACCCGCGCCACCCCTACGCCGGTGACCTGGTCCACACCGCGTTCTCCGGCACCCATCAGGACGCGATCAGCAAGGGTTTCGCGCATCGGGCCGCGCACCCGGACGAGCACTGGAGCGTCCCGTACCTGCCGATCGACCCGGCCGACATCGGCCGCTCCTACGAGGCGGTGATCCGGGTGAACTCCCAGTCGGGCAAGGGCGGCATGGCGTACCTGCTGAAGACCCACCACGGCGTCGACCTGCCGCCGCGCATGCGCCCGGACTTCTCCCGCGTCGTGCAGGCGGCCACGGACGACAGCGGGCGGGAGATGACGCCGAAGGAGCTGTACGACCTGTTCCGCTCGACGTATGTCGTCGCGGACGGCGAGGTGGCGCTGGAGACCTGGTCCGTCCACCAGGACGGTCCGGACGCGCACCGTTTCGTCTGCACCCTGCGCACCGGTGACCGGGCCGGTGACTACGAGGGCACGGGCGCGGGCCCGGTGTCCGCCTTCGTCGACGCCCTCGCCGGCGCCGGGTTCACGGTCCGCGTCCTGGACTTCACCGAGGACGCCGACCGGACCGCCTACGCCGAGGTCGAGGTGAACGGCCGCACCGCGTGGGGCGCCGGGGAGAGCGCGACGGCGGCGGTGCTGTCCGCGGTGAACCGGGGGCTGCGGTGA